One Mycolicibacterium goodii genomic region harbors:
- the nagA gene encoding N-acetylglucosamine-6-phosphate deacetylase, with product MLLTADTVLTGAELLRPGWIEIVSDKVVAVGAGRRPAPADLELGAVTVVPGFVDTHLHGGGGGNFSAATGDESATAVALHRAHGSTTLVASLVTAGPEGLLRQVGVLAAQVRAGLIDGIHLEGPWLSTQRCGAHQPSLMRDPDPDEIGRVLDAGEGTIRMVTIAPERPGALAAVEQFVDAGVVAAVGHTEATYEQTRDAIAAGATVGTHLFNAMRPIDRREPGPVIALTEEPRVTVEVIVDGVHLAPAIYRHVTRAVGPQRVSLITDAMAATGMSDGVYRLGPLDIDVVAGVARVAGTDTIAGSTATMDQVFRLAVTHCGLPRDEALMLAVRQASVNPARALGLQVGGLAPGARADLVVLDADLAVVGVSRAGKWVVVPEAPRTGQITPRS from the coding sequence ATGCTGCTGACCGCCGACACCGTGCTCACCGGCGCCGAACTGCTGCGGCCGGGATGGATCGAGATCGTGTCCGACAAGGTGGTCGCAGTGGGCGCGGGCCGCCGACCTGCTCCGGCAGACCTCGAGCTCGGCGCGGTCACCGTCGTTCCCGGTTTCGTCGACACCCACCTGCACGGTGGGGGAGGCGGGAACTTCTCCGCAGCCACCGGCGACGAATCGGCCACCGCCGTCGCGCTGCACCGCGCCCACGGCAGCACCACGCTGGTGGCCTCGCTGGTGACGGCCGGTCCGGAGGGTCTGTTGCGGCAGGTCGGCGTCCTGGCCGCCCAGGTGCGCGCCGGACTGATCGACGGCATCCACCTCGAGGGCCCCTGGTTGTCGACGCAGCGCTGCGGGGCGCATCAGCCGTCATTGATGCGTGACCCCGATCCGGACGAGATCGGCCGCGTGCTCGACGCCGGCGAAGGGACCATCCGCATGGTCACCATCGCACCGGAACGCCCGGGCGCCCTTGCGGCCGTCGAGCAGTTCGTGGACGCGGGTGTCGTCGCTGCCGTGGGGCACACCGAGGCGACGTACGAGCAGACCCGTGACGCGATCGCCGCAGGCGCCACCGTGGGCACCCACCTGTTCAACGCGATGCGCCCGATCGACCGCCGCGAACCCGGGCCGGTGATTGCGCTGACCGAGGAGCCGCGGGTCACCGTCGAGGTCATCGTCGACGGTGTGCACCTGGCGCCCGCGATCTATCGGCATGTCACGCGAGCCGTTGGGCCGCAACGGGTCTCACTCATCACCGACGCGATGGCCGCCACCGGGATGTCCGACGGCGTGTACCGGCTCGGGCCGCTGGACATCGATGTCGTGGCGGGCGTGGCACGAGTGGCCGGTACCGACACCATCGCCGGCAGTACCGCCACGATGGACCAGGTGTTCCGCCTCGCGGTGACACACTGCGGTCTGCCCCGCGATGAGGCGCTGATGCTGGCGGTGCGCCAAGCCTCGGTCAACCCGGCCCGCGCGCTCGGTCTGCAAGTGGGCGGGCTGGCGCCGGGTGCGCGCGCCGATCTGGTGGTGCTGGATGCCGACCTTGCCGTCGTGGGGGTGTCGCGTGCCGGGAAGTGGGTGGTGGTTCCCGAGGCTCCACGGACCGGGCAGATCACGCCGCGAAGTTGA
- the nagB gene encoding glucosamine-6-phosphate deaminase has protein sequence MEVIILADAAQIGSLTADAIGALISRKPDAVLGLATGSSPVAVYDELVSRYEAGVISFRQARGFTLDEYVGLSADHPERYRNVIDTAFAARVDFAPGAVEGPDGLADDIPAACAAYEAAIRDAGGIDLQILGIGTDGHIGFNEPGSSLASRTRIKTLTRQTRVDNARFFGDDLDRVPTHCLTQGLGTILEARHLILIAMGRSKAEAVHHLVEGAVSAMWPATVLQMHPHVTVLLDDAAAQRLQLVDYYRETYRAKPPWQGI, from the coding sequence ATGGAAGTCATCATCCTCGCCGACGCAGCCCAGATCGGCAGCCTTACCGCCGATGCGATCGGCGCGCTGATCTCACGCAAACCCGACGCGGTGCTGGGCCTGGCGACCGGAAGTTCCCCGGTGGCGGTGTACGACGAACTGGTGTCCAGGTACGAGGCCGGCGTGATCTCCTTCCGGCAGGCCAGGGGATTCACTCTGGACGAGTACGTGGGCCTGTCCGCCGATCACCCCGAGCGCTACCGCAACGTCATCGACACCGCCTTCGCCGCGCGGGTCGACTTCGCGCCCGGCGCGGTCGAGGGGCCGGACGGGCTGGCCGACGACATCCCTGCCGCTTGCGCTGCCTACGAGGCCGCGATCCGCGATGCCGGCGGGATCGACCTGCAGATCCTCGGCATCGGCACCGACGGCCACATCGGCTTCAACGAACCGGGGTCCTCGCTCGCGTCCCGCACCCGCATCAAGACGCTCACCCGTCAGACCCGCGTCGACAACGCCCGGTTCTTCGGTGACGATCTCGACCGGGTGCCCACACACTGCCTGACCCAGGGGCTGGGCACCATCCTCGAGGCCAGGCACCTGATCCTGATCGCGATGGGACGCAGCAAGGCCGAAGCCGTGCACCACCTGGTGGAGGGTGCGGTGAGCGCCATGTGGCCGGCCACCGTGCTCCAGATGCACCCGCACGTGACCGTGCTGCTCGACGACGCTGCGGCACAGCGGCTGCAGCTCGTGGACTATTACCGCGAGACCTATCGCGCCAAACCGCCCTGGCAGGGCATCTGA
- a CDS encoding PTS sugar transporter subunit IIA, with protein sequence MSITSVLAPVAGRAVALSEVPDPVFSAGMVGHGAAVDPPRDVVQAVAPVSGKLLKLMPHAYVVMTADNVGVLVHLGIDTVQLGGEGFTTHVTQGDTVTAGQPVITYDVVAVVAKGLNPIVPVVIMDEREPGNITASEAVLTGSRVASGTELFTATK encoded by the coding sequence GTGAGCATCACCTCAGTTCTCGCCCCGGTCGCCGGGCGCGCAGTCGCCCTGTCCGAGGTTCCCGACCCGGTGTTCTCCGCGGGCATGGTCGGTCACGGTGCCGCGGTGGATCCGCCCCGCGATGTGGTCCAGGCCGTGGCACCGGTCAGCGGTAAACTGCTCAAGCTCATGCCGCACGCCTATGTGGTGATGACCGCGGACAACGTCGGCGTGCTGGTGCATCTGGGTATCGACACGGTGCAACTGGGCGGGGAGGGGTTCACCACGCACGTCACTCAGGGCGACACCGTGACCGCCGGTCAGCCCGTGATCACCTACGACGTCGTGGCGGTCGTGGCCAAGGGCCTCAATCCCATTGTCCCGGTGGTCATCATGGACGAGCGTGAACCGGGCAACATCACCGCGTCCGAGGCGGTCCTGACCGGTTCCCGCGTCGCGTCGGGCACCGAACTTTTCACCGCGACCAAGTAG
- a CDS encoding PTS transporter subunit EIIC, with product MSNAAKPEGTQTKSGLRIPAFAQLQRLGKSLMLPIAVLPAAGILLRIGQPDMLGRIESPVIGPFFKAMSAAGDALFSNLPLLFAVGVAIGFARKADGSTALAAVVGYLVVEAVFKTMSPIVLAGEVDKAGDQAQINYSVFAGIVVGLLTAWLFDRYHTIQLPSYLGFFGGRRFVPIVVSLASLFVAFLMSYFYPIFDAGLTALGRFIGGAGAIGAFVYGFANRMLIPLGLHHIPNSYVWFIYGDYQTADGQVVTGELTRFAAGDPTAGILTSGFYPILMFGLPAAALAMIHVANKKQRKVAVGILSAAALTAFLTGVTEPLEFAFMFVAFPLYVIHAVLTGLSLAIAYLLDIHLGFSFSAGLIDLLLYGTAPAAKNIPLLIAMGAVFFVVYYLLFRFAITKWNMRTPGREPESEFDAEEAANVGEGEPSATEVTTGGGTAVTAPPRARNEADELIEAFGGRENLVNVDACITRLRMEVADKTKVDHDRLRALGAAGVLEVGNSVQAVFGTNSEALKNAIIESL from the coding sequence ATGAGTAACGCAGCGAAACCTGAAGGAACACAGACGAAATCAGGATTGCGTATCCCGGCCTTCGCTCAGCTGCAACGACTCGGCAAAAGCCTCATGCTGCCGATCGCGGTGCTGCCCGCGGCGGGCATCCTGCTGCGCATCGGGCAGCCTGATATGCTGGGGCGGATCGAATCACCCGTCATCGGCCCGTTCTTCAAGGCCATGAGCGCTGCAGGCGACGCGCTTTTCAGCAACCTTCCCCTGCTGTTCGCAGTGGGTGTCGCCATCGGATTCGCGCGCAAGGCCGACGGTTCCACCGCGCTCGCAGCCGTCGTCGGCTATCTCGTGGTGGAAGCAGTCTTCAAGACCATGTCGCCGATCGTGCTGGCCGGCGAGGTCGACAAAGCCGGCGATCAGGCACAGATAAATTACAGCGTCTTCGCAGGAATCGTCGTCGGCCTGCTCACCGCCTGGTTGTTCGACCGGTACCACACGATCCAATTACCGTCGTATCTGGGCTTTTTCGGCGGCCGACGATTCGTCCCCATCGTCGTTTCACTGGCGTCGCTGTTCGTGGCGTTCCTGATGAGCTACTTCTACCCGATCTTCGACGCGGGTCTGACCGCGTTGGGCCGGTTCATCGGCGGGGCCGGCGCGATCGGCGCGTTCGTCTACGGGTTCGCCAACCGCATGCTGATCCCGTTGGGGTTGCACCACATCCCGAATTCGTATGTCTGGTTCATCTACGGCGACTACCAGACCGCAGACGGCCAGGTGGTCACCGGCGAGCTCACCCGGTTTGCCGCCGGGGACCCCACCGCGGGCATCCTCACCTCAGGCTTCTATCCGATCTTGATGTTCGGGTTGCCTGCGGCCGCGCTGGCGATGATCCACGTCGCCAACAAGAAACAGCGCAAGGTCGCGGTCGGGATCCTCTCTGCGGCCGCGCTCACGGCCTTCCTGACCGGCGTGACCGAACCGCTGGAGTTCGCGTTCATGTTCGTGGCGTTCCCCCTCTACGTCATTCACGCGGTGCTCACCGGGTTGTCGTTGGCGATCGCCTACCTGCTCGACATCCACTTGGGCTTCTCGTTCTCGGCGGGCCTGATCGACCTGCTGCTCTATGGCACCGCACCGGCGGCCAAGAACATCCCGCTGTTGATCGCGATGGGCGCGGTGTTCTTCGTCGTGTACTACCTGCTGTTCCGTTTCGCGATCACGAAGTGGAACATGCGCACGCCCGGCCGCGAGCCCGAGTCCGAGTTCGACGCGGAGGAGGCCGCGAACGTCGGCGAGGGCGAGCCCTCTGCGACGGAGGTCACCACCGGGGGCGGCACCGCCGTTACCGCGCCACCGCGCGCCCGGAACGAGGCCGACGAGCTCATCGAGGCGTTCGGCGGTCGGGAGAACCTGGTCAATGTCGACGCCTGCATCACGCGTTTGCGGATGGAGGTCGCCGACAAGACCAAGGTCGATCACGACCGGCTCCGGGCTCTCGGCGCCGCGGGCGTCCTCGAGGTCGGCAACAGCGTGCAGGCGGTGTTCGGAACGAATTCCGAGGCACTCAAGAACGCCATCATCGAGAGCCTGTAG
- a CDS encoding LmeA family phospholipid-binding protein yields MATPPQRPHQPRRQPGWQPGPHGRGYPPSDPATRRLPRPPRPEGPTEQLRAPRGEPPTEQFRARRAPTDPAATQKIATPRPPAAQGAPAGPPPKRAWLRSWQAAALIAVIAVALVIGGLAGAELYARHRAGALLVAVAECVVEDNATVSFGVNPPFLWQHITGHYTNISVQTAGRQVQAAEGMTADVTLKDIRLQGTADSKGTIGSLTATLSWTSAGIKDTVAENLPGVGSLVTGVSTDAAAGTITLEAAGDNRVTARPVVTDGDLALEVLDVTGPFSKETVQDALDGLTTKLNENYPLGIHADSVAVTDTGVVGEFSSQDASIPNDESDPCFARL; encoded by the coding sequence ATGGCGACACCGCCGCAGCGTCCTCATCAGCCCCGTCGGCAGCCCGGCTGGCAGCCCGGTCCGCACGGGCGGGGTTATCCACCGTCCGATCCGGCCACCCGGCGTCTGCCCCGTCCACCCCGACCGGAGGGGCCCACCGAACAACTCCGCGCGCCGCGTGGGGAACCGCCGACCGAACAGTTCCGTGCGCGCCGCGCACCGACGGACCCGGCCGCAACGCAGAAGATCGCGACGCCACGCCCGCCCGCGGCACAGGGGGCGCCCGCCGGCCCCCCTCCCAAGCGGGCGTGGCTGCGCAGTTGGCAGGCGGCGGCGCTGATCGCCGTCATTGCCGTGGCACTGGTGATCGGCGGCCTCGCCGGTGCCGAACTGTATGCCCGCCACCGGGCCGGCGCGCTGCTCGTCGCTGTCGCCGAATGCGTCGTCGAGGACAACGCCACGGTGTCGTTCGGGGTGAATCCGCCGTTCCTGTGGCAGCACATCACCGGCCACTACACCAACATCTCGGTGCAGACCGCGGGTAGGCAGGTGCAGGCGGCGGAGGGCATGACCGCCGATGTCACGCTCAAGGACATCCGCTTGCAAGGCACTGCTGACTCCAAGGGCACGATCGGATCGCTCACGGCGACACTGAGTTGGACGTCCGCGGGGATCAAGGACACCGTCGCGGAGAATCTGCCCGGCGTCGGAAGCCTGGTCACCGGGGTCAGCACCGATGCCGCAGCGGGCACGATCACGCTCGAAGCGGCCGGCGACAACCGCGTCACCGCACGACCTGTCGTCACCGACGGCGATCTTGCGCTCGAGGTACTCGATGTCACCGGTCCGTTCTCCAAGGAGACGGTGCAGGATGCGCTCGACGGGCTGACCACCAAGCTGAACGAGAACTACCCGTTGGGCATCCACGCCGACAGCGTCGCGGTGACCGACACCGGCGTCGTCGGAGAGTTCTCCAGTCAGGACGCGTCCATTCCGAACGACGAATCCGATCCGTGCTTCGCGCGCCTCTGA
- a CDS encoding DUF7802 domain-containing protein — MPELCTPTFADLAARMGFSCHDTGGLISFRNPLGLENWTLPVLEVLVITGAVLCLVYAVNRHRRQNDPTNLVLWFGAIAYLLIIEPPLYFPAAFGIDEHVDTMFAHNLFTVEFLWGRLPLYIIAIYPMMATVSFEIVRRLRVFTRYGSFVGAVAVGFVHHAFYEIFDHLGPQLRWWEWTLEHPLNQPFFDSVPLPSVVVFAALWPTSLVFCVQFFVGRHVDAGRSFTGGQIAMRTVLVGLLASVGTFILPLPATISGTLSGSTAVGGVVYALELVVLSVVAVVVMVAQWRRLRSARRPPLGASGLILGYGAVYLAVMTLLWVSALPAWFGAVDGFTANGDPTGSLSYAVLCLVIAVSALAAAASVRPDASASADVPETTQAQPQA; from the coding sequence ATGCCTGAACTGTGCACCCCCACGTTCGCGGACCTCGCCGCGCGAATGGGCTTCTCGTGTCATGACACCGGTGGATTGATCTCGTTCCGTAACCCGCTCGGCCTGGAGAACTGGACGCTGCCGGTGCTCGAGGTGCTTGTCATCACCGGCGCCGTGCTGTGCCTGGTGTACGCGGTCAATCGTCATCGGCGGCAGAACGATCCGACAAACCTGGTCCTGTGGTTCGGCGCCATCGCCTACCTGCTGATCATCGAGCCGCCGCTGTACTTCCCGGCGGCGTTCGGCATCGACGAGCACGTCGACACGATGTTCGCCCACAACCTGTTCACGGTGGAGTTCCTGTGGGGACGCCTGCCGCTCTACATCATCGCGATCTACCCCATGATGGCGACGGTGTCGTTCGAGATCGTGCGCCGGCTACGGGTTTTCACCCGTTACGGCTCCTTCGTCGGGGCGGTCGCCGTCGGCTTCGTACACCACGCGTTCTACGAGATCTTCGACCACCTCGGCCCGCAGCTGCGGTGGTGGGAGTGGACGCTGGAGCATCCGCTGAACCAGCCGTTCTTCGACTCTGTGCCACTGCCCAGCGTGGTGGTGTTCGCGGCGCTGTGGCCAACGTCGTTGGTGTTCTGCGTGCAGTTCTTCGTCGGCCGCCACGTCGATGCCGGCCGGTCGTTCACGGGCGGCCAGATCGCGATGCGCACGGTGCTCGTCGGGTTGCTGGCCTCGGTCGGGACGTTCATCCTGCCGCTGCCTGCCACCATCTCGGGCACCCTCTCGGGCAGTACGGCCGTGGGCGGCGTCGTGTATGCGCTGGAACTGGTGGTGCTCAGCGTCGTTGCGGTCGTGGTGATGGTCGCACAGTGGCGCCGCCTGCGGTCGGCGCGGCGCCCGCCGTTGGGGGCCTCCGGATTGATCCTGGGATACGGCGCGGTGTATCTGGCGGTCATGACGCTGCTGTGGGTGTCGGCGCTGCCGGCGTGGTTCGGTGCGGTCGACGGGTTCACCGCGAACGGTGATCCGACCGGCAGTCTCTCGTACGCCGTGCTGTGCCTGGTGATCGCGGTGTCGGCGCTTGCGGCGGCGGCATCGGTCCGCCCGGACGCATCCGCATCGGCCGACGTGCCCGAGACGACGCAGGCGCAGCCGCAGGCCTGA
- a CDS encoding metal-dependent hydrolase encodes MTDLIVRKMRFAFADHHVPFLWNDTNPAFSSMANAVSFLAIAFEKMIGHMITEAMPHISDPEIAEEAQAFVRQEGQHSMAHRQHAKGLIKSYPALKETLDEVVKAFDDLTAGTPLKYRLAYTADLEATFTPVFKLMLDHDDTLFAPGDDRVASLFLWHFVEEVEHRSSALIIYDAVVDDPWYRMRVAPSVFKHVWGVLRQACEGFNKHVPASERGVDAMSMFGMQARRKKLMQRLPFFDAPDDGPISNAFSHLPVRDMLVALAGVVRSQIPGHDPAHEKLPALADEWFARYEAGYDVTQWYTAGEKAEAANA; translated from the coding sequence ATGACAGACCTGATCGTGCGGAAGATGCGGTTCGCATTCGCCGACCACCACGTACCGTTCCTGTGGAACGACACGAACCCCGCGTTCTCCAGCATGGCCAACGCCGTGTCGTTTCTGGCGATCGCGTTCGAGAAGATGATCGGCCATATGATCACCGAGGCGATGCCGCACATCAGCGACCCCGAGATCGCCGAGGAGGCACAGGCATTCGTGCGTCAGGAGGGCCAGCACTCGATGGCCCACCGCCAGCACGCGAAAGGCCTCATCAAGAGCTACCCGGCGCTCAAGGAGACCCTCGACGAGGTGGTCAAGGCGTTCGACGACCTCACCGCCGGCACGCCGCTGAAGTACCGGTTGGCCTACACCGCCGACCTCGAGGCGACGTTCACCCCGGTGTTCAAGCTCATGCTGGACCACGACGACACCCTGTTCGCGCCCGGCGACGACCGGGTCGCGTCGTTGTTCCTGTGGCACTTCGTCGAGGAGGTCGAGCACCGCAGTTCGGCACTGATCATCTACGACGCCGTCGTCGACGACCCGTGGTACCGCATGCGCGTCGCGCCCTCGGTGTTCAAGCATGTCTGGGGTGTGCTGCGGCAGGCATGCGAAGGGTTCAACAAACACGTACCCGCGTCCGAACGGGGAGTCGACGCGATGTCGATGTTCGGCATGCAGGCCCGCAGGAAGAAACTCATGCAGCGGCTCCCGTTCTTCGACGCACCCGACGACGGCCCGATCTCGAACGCATTCAGCCATCTGCCCGTGCGCGACATGCTGGTGGCACTTGCCGGCGTCGTGCGCAGCCAGATCCCCGGGCACGATCCGGCACACGAGAAGCTGCCCGCCCTGGCCGACGAATGGTTCGCCCGGTACGAGGCGGGCTACGACGTCACCCAGTGGTACACCGCGGGGGAGAAGGCGGAGGCCGCCAATGCCTGA
- a CDS encoding TetR/AcrR family transcriptional regulator, whose amino-acid sequence MARRRGWDGRPPANDEEASARIVEAAVRLISETGSDVSIADVAASLGVIRQTVYRYFPTADALMHAAAIASVDGFLDRLTAHVQGITDPAEAMTDGVLYTLEEVSRTPHLGIMLSEPYLHAHSGSLASDEAQDFGMRMLKRFDVDWAAYGYDEAAQRELVEFTLRIMLSFFVAPNEATRSREELRRFVRRWLGEALLAQPRTTAAPSSSA is encoded by the coding sequence GTGGCGCGTAGACGCGGATGGGACGGACGTCCGCCCGCCAACGACGAGGAAGCCTCCGCGCGCATCGTCGAGGCCGCGGTCAGGCTCATCTCCGAGACCGGGTCCGACGTGAGCATCGCCGACGTCGCGGCGTCGCTAGGCGTGATCCGGCAGACCGTGTACCGCTATTTCCCCACCGCCGACGCACTCATGCACGCGGCTGCGATCGCGTCCGTCGACGGCTTCCTCGACCGGCTCACCGCACACGTCCAGGGCATCACCGACCCGGCCGAGGCGATGACCGACGGAGTGCTCTACACACTCGAAGAGGTCTCCCGCACACCGCATCTCGGGATCATGCTGTCGGAGCCGTATCTGCACGCGCACTCGGGCAGCCTGGCGTCGGACGAGGCGCAGGACTTCGGCATGCGGATGCTCAAACGGTTCGATGTCGACTGGGCGGCATACGGTTACGACGAGGCCGCCCAGCGCGAACTCGTCGAGTTCACCCTGCGCATCATGCTGTCGTTCTTCGTCGCCCCCAACGAGGCGACACGGTCGCGAGAAGAGTTGCGGCGCTTCGTCAGACGCTGGCTGGGCGAAGCGCTGCTGGCTCAGCCGCGGACTACGGCAGCACCGTCCTCATCAGCATGA